In Arthrobacter ramosus, one DNA window encodes the following:
- the hisD gene encoding histidinol dehydrogenase, which yields MSALFTSTSLALKTRAAGERVAGSDPKVKNTVEEVIADIRDRGDVAVREYSQKFDAWAPESFLLGAEQIADVMARVPGQVLADIRFVQTQVRTMAEHQLASLQEFEVETFPGVFLGQKNVPVTTIGAYVPGGRYPLLASAHMTVVTAKVAGVERVAAATPPIDGGIPDATVAALHLAGADEIYILGGVQAIAALAVGTETIDPVHMLAGPGNAFVAEAKRQLFGEVGIDLFAGPTEVLIVADEHADPFVVAVDLLSQAEHGPDSPAVLITTSEDLGRAVIDHVDRLLPGMPTRDFAEAAWRDYGEVHVVDTLNEAYALADGYAFEHVQIMTAQPREALEKMRHYGALFLGEGTCVSYGDKTIGTNHVLPTRGAARYTGGLWVGKFLRTVTYQEVRNEESSAMLGEITGRAARVERFEGHARSGDVRVAKYRGDTFEWMPQSAARKD from the coding sequence ATGAGCGCCCTATTCACATCAACTTCCCTAGCCCTCAAGACCCGCGCCGCCGGGGAACGCGTGGCCGGCTCTGATCCCAAGGTAAAGAACACCGTCGAGGAGGTGATCGCCGATATCCGCGACCGCGGCGACGTGGCCGTACGCGAATACTCACAGAAGTTCGATGCGTGGGCACCGGAATCGTTCCTCCTTGGTGCTGAACAGATCGCAGACGTGATGGCCCGCGTGCCCGGACAGGTGCTCGCCGATATCCGCTTCGTGCAGACCCAGGTGCGCACCATGGCCGAGCATCAGCTTGCCTCGCTCCAAGAATTCGAGGTTGAAACGTTCCCCGGTGTCTTTCTGGGGCAGAAGAACGTGCCCGTCACCACCATCGGCGCATACGTTCCGGGCGGCCGTTATCCGCTGCTCGCCTCGGCGCACATGACCGTGGTCACCGCCAAGGTGGCCGGCGTCGAGCGCGTCGCCGCCGCTACGCCTCCCATCGACGGCGGCATCCCGGACGCCACTGTTGCCGCCCTGCACCTCGCCGGCGCCGACGAAATATACATCCTTGGCGGCGTCCAGGCGATAGCGGCCCTGGCGGTGGGCACCGAAACCATCGACCCCGTGCACATGCTGGCAGGACCTGGCAACGCCTTTGTTGCCGAAGCGAAGCGCCAGCTATTCGGCGAGGTCGGCATCGACCTGTTCGCCGGGCCGACCGAAGTGCTCATCGTCGCCGACGAGCACGCGGATCCCTTCGTCGTCGCCGTCGACTTACTTTCGCAAGCCGAACATGGACCCGATTCCCCGGCCGTCCTCATCACCACCTCGGAGGATCTCGGCCGTGCCGTGATCGATCACGTCGATCGGCTCTTGCCCGGTATGCCCACCCGCGACTTCGCGGAAGCGGCCTGGCGGGACTACGGCGAGGTGCACGTCGTCGACACCCTCAACGAGGCGTACGCGCTGGCCGACGGCTACGCGTTCGAGCACGTGCAAATCATGACTGCACAGCCTCGGGAGGCGCTGGAGAAGATGCGACACTACGGTGCTCTCTTCCTCGGCGAAGGGACGTGTGTTTCGTACGGTGACAAGACCATTGGCACTAACCATGTGCTTCCCACCCGAGGTGCAGCCCGCTACACCGGCGGGCTCTGGGTCGGCAAGTTTCTTCGCACGGTCACCTACCAGGAGGTGCGCAACGAAGAATCCAGTGCCATGCTGGGTGAGATCACCGGCCGTGCGGCCCGCGTCGAGCGCTTTGAAGGTCACGCGCGCTCGGGTGACGTTCGGGTGGCCAAGTACCGGGGCGACACGTTCGAGTGGATGCCGCAGTCTGCCGCACGGAAAGACTAA
- a CDS encoding LacI family DNA-binding transcriptional regulator: MAATSRDVAREAGVSQATVSRVLTAGTPVSEKTRARVMDAMARIGYVPNRAARTMKTGRTGTIGVVVADLGNPFYPQLLEALSRSLDASDHRMTVWVSDGGKNQAALDAIREGTVDGVIFTTVTEHSHELARALEQRSPLVLVNRTVEGADCDQVSSANRQGAGLIANYLVAHGRTRIAFIGGTPLASTTAQRLGGFSDRLARLGHPLPDELVAHGAYTHESGCRTAAQLLHLNPGINALVCSNDLLAFAALDTAKAAGIRVPEDLWVIGYDDIQQSSWRSLNLTTVRQDVAQLAAEATRLLLARLDDPDRPAIRVELEPTLVVRASSAFAPA, translated from the coding sequence ATGGCAGCGACAAGCCGTGACGTGGCCCGCGAGGCCGGTGTCTCGCAGGCGACAGTGTCGCGCGTGCTCACCGCCGGGACACCCGTGAGCGAAAAAACGCGCGCCCGTGTCATGGACGCCATGGCGCGCATTGGCTATGTCCCGAATCGTGCCGCGCGGACCATGAAGACCGGTCGCACCGGGACCATCGGCGTCGTCGTGGCCGACCTTGGCAACCCGTTCTACCCGCAGCTTCTCGAGGCGCTCAGCCGCAGCCTCGATGCCTCCGACCACCGTATGACCGTATGGGTCTCGGACGGGGGCAAGAATCAGGCCGCCCTTGACGCGATCCGGGAGGGGACCGTGGACGGGGTGATATTCACCACCGTCACCGAGCACTCCCATGAACTGGCACGGGCGCTCGAACAGCGAAGCCCCCTCGTGCTGGTCAACCGCACCGTCGAGGGCGCCGATTGCGATCAAGTCTCAAGCGCCAACCGGCAAGGCGCCGGCCTGATCGCCAACTACCTGGTCGCCCACGGGCGCACACGGATCGCATTCATCGGCGGAACTCCCTTGGCCAGCACCACGGCGCAGCGCCTTGGAGGCTTCTCGGACCGTCTGGCCCGACTCGGTCACCCCCTCCCCGACGAACTCGTCGCTCACGGCGCGTACACGCACGAAAGTGGGTGCCGCACCGCCGCGCAGCTCCTCCACCTGAACCCGGGCATCAACGCCCTCGTGTGCAGCAACGACCTCCTTGCCTTCGCCGCCCTCGACACAGCCAAGGCTGCCGGCATCCGCGTGCCCGAAGACTTGTGGGTGATCGGCTACGACGACATCCAACAATCGTCCTGGCGGTCACTGAACCTCACAACAGTGCGGCAGGACGTGGCGCAGTTGGCCGCGGAGGCAACCCGGCTGCTCTTGGCCCGGCTCGACGACCCTGACCGCCCTGCGATCCGCGTCGAGCTCGAGCCTACCCTCGTGGTGCGCGCCTCAAGCGCGTTCGCACCCGCCTGA
- a CDS encoding MFS transporter → MPRSTNRPVVTVGEVRAASAGVIALAAVSGVRFSYGVILPGLSDQLNSTILVLAMPFTVHWLVFTLTAPLAWRVFARYGTRFMFIAGGVLCGLGMAALPLVTSPIEATLTYGILVGLGTHGLGQMAANHPVLMISDQSRRDRLFGVVACGAPVGTAAYPAISALVTDATDWRVAAVVVGATVLGTSFFAAMLLPSRYPRRGLVPGVHTATRPRATAPWREASFLLLCAAFFTSLLVQTAVPILLPVWGAGQGFSAAQLAIAFTIMGSAGLVGRFVMTGTGCVFGRQLWAVVPVGLLGVSGFVVAVFASNEWWLYIAVLLLGFSTPVFGALFAIATLACFPPERYAQISGALLVPVGIGAAISGLIPGLADNHTVPFTLIWLLLAGMLASGSVLFLVAERVSPVYRAQLAVSTSSPEGADRRRAP, encoded by the coding sequence GTGCCGCGCTCCACCAACCGTCCCGTCGTCACCGTCGGTGAGGTGCGGGCCGCCTCCGCGGGCGTGATTGCGCTTGCGGCGGTGTCAGGCGTCCGGTTCAGCTACGGCGTGATTCTGCCCGGCCTGTCCGATCAGTTAAATTCGACCATTCTTGTGCTGGCGATGCCTTTCACCGTGCACTGGCTGGTGTTCACGTTGACGGCGCCACTGGCCTGGCGGGTGTTTGCACGCTATGGAACCCGGTTCATGTTCATAGCCGGCGGGGTGTTGTGCGGGCTGGGGATGGCAGCGCTTCCTCTCGTGACGTCTCCAATCGAAGCTACCCTGACATACGGCATCCTCGTTGGCTTGGGGACGCACGGCCTGGGACAGATGGCCGCCAACCATCCCGTACTCATGATCTCGGATCAGAGCCGGCGGGACCGCCTCTTCGGCGTGGTGGCCTGTGGTGCCCCTGTCGGTACGGCCGCATACCCAGCGATCAGTGCGCTCGTCACCGACGCCACCGACTGGCGAGTGGCTGCCGTCGTCGTTGGCGCGACGGTGCTGGGCACCAGCTTCTTCGCGGCAATGCTCCTCCCGTCCCGCTACCCCCGCCGTGGACTGGTGCCCGGGGTGCATACCGCGACCCGGCCTCGGGCGACGGCGCCGTGGCGCGAAGCGTCCTTCCTGCTGCTGTGCGCCGCCTTCTTCACTTCACTGCTTGTGCAGACGGCCGTACCCATCCTCCTTCCTGTCTGGGGAGCAGGCCAAGGCTTCAGCGCGGCACAGCTCGCCATAGCGTTCACCATCATGGGCTCTGCCGGACTGGTTGGACGTTTCGTAATGACGGGAACCGGATGTGTTTTCGGTCGCCAACTGTGGGCCGTCGTGCCCGTAGGGCTGCTGGGAGTCTCCGGCTTCGTCGTCGCTGTCTTCGCCTCCAACGAGTGGTGGTTGTATATCGCCGTCCTTCTGCTCGGATTCAGCACGCCCGTCTTCGGCGCCCTCTTCGCCATAGCCACTCTGGCCTGTTTCCCGCCGGAACGTTATGCGCAGATCAGCGGGGCACTTCTCGTGCCCGTCGGGATCGGGGCCGCAATATCTGGACTGATCCCTGGCCTTGCCGACAACCATACCGTCCCGTTTACCCTGATCTGGCTGCTTCTTGCGGGCATGCTCGCCAGCGGCTCAGTGCTCTTCCTCGTCGCCGAGCGGGTATCCCCCGTGTACCGCGCTCAATTGGCGGTGTCGACAAGTTCCCCTGAGGGTGCGGACAGGCGACGGGCACCGTAA
- a CDS encoding acetyl-CoA hydrolase/transferase C-terminal domain-containing protein, translating into MKRHHARESRAYVMAAAEILDGKDHLNLVSAMSPQQPTRLIEALLSEARRREIRVSLYVSDLTARFAFLDDNAEDDLRSGRLRITMLAGGAPRALARLVDSLPVSLWETDRLLCSGAIPCDVYAVRVARGVGGYELGNAVGFTPTLAAMPEVRLAAEVAPAGEYVGGLFPTPPEWWADAVTVSDDSAAASPVVTVAAAEPVRDRIAELVAGLIPGDATLEVGLGGVADALIGALATRPGIGIHSGILPRALREYLVERSYTAVSKTVDPGLNVATGLDVGAGATAWPETIRLHPVSVTHDPFRLAQQHKLWGVNSGFSVDLSGQVNAEWVGGVKVAVGGGQHDFTRASHQSAGGASVIALPSRSGRGLGRIVKSLAGVTPVTTSASDVDFVVTEWGIAELGGQSLEERARALIAIAHPEDRDGLCASVGN; encoded by the coding sequence ATGAAGCGACACCATGCACGTGAAAGCCGGGCCTATGTGATGGCGGCAGCCGAGATCCTTGACGGCAAGGACCACTTGAACCTCGTATCAGCGATGTCCCCCCAACAGCCGACACGCCTGATCGAGGCTTTGCTGAGTGAAGCACGGCGCCGGGAAATCCGCGTCAGTCTCTACGTATCGGACTTGACCGCCCGCTTTGCCTTTCTTGACGACAACGCCGAGGATGACCTGCGATCGGGAAGACTACGTATCACGATGCTCGCCGGTGGGGCACCCCGGGCGCTTGCCCGCCTCGTCGACAGCCTGCCTGTGTCGCTATGGGAGACCGATCGTCTACTGTGCTCCGGAGCCATTCCCTGCGATGTTTATGCGGTGCGCGTCGCACGGGGCGTCGGGGGCTATGAACTCGGCAATGCCGTGGGCTTCACACCTACCCTCGCGGCTATGCCCGAGGTTCGCCTCGCCGCCGAGGTTGCACCGGCGGGGGAGTATGTGGGCGGATTGTTCCCGACCCCGCCGGAGTGGTGGGCCGATGCTGTCACCGTCTCCGACGACAGCGCCGCCGCCAGCCCTGTCGTCACGGTAGCCGCTGCGGAACCGGTGCGTGATCGGATTGCCGAACTTGTGGCGGGCTTGATCCCCGGCGATGCCACCCTCGAGGTGGGTTTGGGCGGTGTGGCCGACGCGCTGATCGGCGCCCTCGCCACCCGGCCGGGCATCGGCATACACTCCGGAATTCTTCCCAGGGCCTTGCGCGAATACCTAGTAGAGCGCTCCTATACTGCCGTTTCGAAGACGGTTGACCCCGGGCTGAACGTCGCCACCGGCCTGGACGTGGGTGCCGGTGCCACTGCCTGGCCGGAAACGATACGTTTGCACCCCGTGAGCGTGACGCATGACCCATTCCGGCTCGCGCAACAACATAAGCTCTGGGGCGTGAACTCGGGGTTTAGTGTGGACCTCTCGGGGCAGGTCAATGCCGAATGGGTGGGCGGCGTCAAAGTGGCAGTGGGAGGGGGCCAGCATGATTTCACGAGAGCTTCCCACCAGAGTGCAGGCGGGGCATCCGTCATCGCGCTCCCGTCCCGCAGTGGGCGAGGACTTGGCCGCATCGTCAAGTCGCTCGCAGGGGTGACCCCGGTAACTACCTCGGCTAGCGACGTTGACTTCGTCGTCACCGAGTGGGGGATTGCGGAGTTAGGTGGGCAGAGCCTGGAGGAACGTGCCCGGGCACTGATCGCGATCGCGCACCCGGAGGATCGTGACGGATTGTGCGCATCAGTCGGCAACTGA